One genomic region from Zalophus californianus isolate mZalCal1 chromosome 12, mZalCal1.pri.v2, whole genome shotgun sequence encodes:
- the FGL2 gene encoding fibroleukin: protein MKPASLCWLSSAVLAAYSLLVVANNETEEIKDETARDACPVRLESRGKCDEGGQCPYQVSLPPLTIQLPRQFGRIEEVFKEVQNLKEMVNSLKKSCQDCKLQADDSRDPGRNGLLSPSPGSQGEADDNRVRELESEVNKLSSDLKNAKEEIDLLQGRLEKLNLVNMNNIENYVDSKVANLTSVVNSLDGKCSSKCPIQEQIQSRPVQHLIYKDCSDYYTIGQRSSEIYRVTPDPKNSSFEVFCDMETMGGGWTVLQARLDGSTNFTRMWRDYKVGFGNLRREFWLGNDKIHLLTKSKEMILRIDLEDFNGVKLYALYDQFYVASEFLRYRLHIGNYNGTAGDALHFSKHYNHDLKFFTTPDRDNDRYPSGNCGLYYSSGWWFDACLSANLNGKYYHQKYRGVRNGIFWGTWPGISEAQPGGYKSSLKEAKMMIRPKHFKP from the exons ATGAAGCCAGCCAGCTTGTGCTGGCTGAGCTCGGCTGTCCTTGCTGCTTACAGCTTGTTGGTTGTGGCAAACAATGAAACggaggaaattaaagatgaaacgGCCAGGGATGCCTGCCCGGTGCGACTAGAAAGCAGAGGGAAATGCGACGAGGGCGGCCAATGCCCCTACCAGGTGAGCCTGCCCCCGTTGACGATTCAGCTCCCCAGGCAGTTTGGCAGGATCGAGGAGGTGTTCAAGGAAGTCCAGAACCTCAAGGAAATGGTAAATAGCCTGAAGAAATCTTGCCAGGACTGCAAATTGCAAGCTGACGACAGCCGGGACCCAGGCAGAAATGGACTGCTGTCACCTAGCCCGGGATCCCAGGGAGAAGCCGATGACAACAGAGTTCGAGAATTAGAGAGTGAGGTGAACAAGCTGTCCTCTGACCTAAAGAATGCAAAGGAGGAGATCGACCTGCTTCAGGGTCGCCTGGAGAAGCTCAATCTTGTAAATATGAACAACATAGAAAATTATGTTGATAGCAAAGTGGCAAATCTAACTTCAGTTGTCAATAGTTTGGATGGCAAGTGTTCGTCTAAGTGTCCCATTCAAGAACAAATACAGTCACGTCCAG TTCAACATCTGATATATAAAGATTGCTCTGACTACTACACAATAGGCCAAAGAAGCAGTGAGATCTACAGAGTTACACCAGATCCCAAAAATAGTAGCTTCGAAGTTTTCTGTGACATGGAGACCATGGGGGGAGGCTGGACAGTGCTGCAAGCCCGTCTCGACGGAAGCACCAACTTCACCAGAATGTGGCGAGACTACAAAGTAGGCTTTGGAAACCTCAGAAGAGAATTTTGGCTGGGGAACGATAAAATTCATCTTTTGACCAAGAGTAAGGAAATGATTCTAAGAATAGATCTTGAAGACTTTAACGGTGTCAAACTCTATGCCTTGTATGATCAGTTTTATGTGGCCAGTGAGTTTCTCAGATACCGTTTACACATCGGTAACTATAATGGCACAGCTGGAGATGCCTTACATTTCAGTAAACATTACAACCATGATCTGAAGTTCTTCACCACCCCAGATAGGGACAATGATCGATATCCCTCTGGGAACTGTGGGCTCTATTACAGTTCAGGCTGGTGGTTTGATGCATGCCTTTCTGCAAACTTAAATGGCAAATATTATCACCAAAAATACAGAGGTGTCCGTAATGggattttctggggcacctggcctGGGATAAGTGAGGCACAGCCTGGTGGCTACAAGTCCTCCCTCAAAGAGGCCAAAATGATGATTAGACCCAAGCACTTTAAGCCATAA